Below is a window of Drosophila nasuta strain 15112-1781.00 chromosome X, ASM2355853v1, whole genome shotgun sequence DNA.
CTGCTGGCGACGCTTCAGCGAGTTGAGGAAATCATCGTTGGAACGGAATGGACGGATCACGGGTCCCACCTTCTTTGGCGCctctgtcgtcgtcgtcgtggtGCTGGCCGCCGACGCCGCAGCGCCATCCTCGCCCTCATCCCCATACTGACCATTCTCGCCAGCACCTCCGGCCTCATCGTTGTAATCATCCTCCTCGCCGGCATCGTCGTGCGCTGGCGccgccgttgtcgttgtcgtcggcTTGCCCACCGCCTTGCCCACGGGGCGACGCAGTGCGGCGATCCTCTTCGCCGGCGATGCGTTCGCTGGCGCGTTCTCCTCCTGCGTGGCCACCAGTCCGTAGCACAGAGCGCAGACGATAAAAAGCAGGCAGCTAAAGCGAGATAAGAACAGGAGGAATCAAATTGAGGTTAAGTTTCCACAACATATTGAGGTTAAGGAGAGCTTCTGGAGATCTTCTCAAAAgttaaatttccaaatttcaCCAAAGTGAGGTTATAGAGAGCTTCCCtaagtacaaaaaataaaagttgaatttcTAAATTCATAGTTTCCACAACATATTGAGGTTAAGGAGAGCTTCCCAtagcacaacaataaaaggTAAAATTTCCAACTTCATAATTATTCCAGTTTAAAATTGAGGTTATGGAGAGCTTCCCTAAGCACAAcaaatcaaagtcaaagtaAAATTGAGGTTATATCTGTACAATATTGAGGTTATGGAGagtaaataaaagttaaaatttagGTTACACATTATATTGAGGTTATGGAGACATTCCCATTGAGAACCAATAATAGACAAATTTCcaactttataattttatcaGGTTAGAATTGAGGTTAGGTACGCACAACATATAAGGTTATGGAGAGATTTCCATGGCATAACAAATAAGAGTTGAATTTctaaattcataattatttcaGGTGAAATCTAACCTAGGTTTGCACAACATTTTCAACTTCATAATTATTTCAGGCGAAAATTAATATTAGATTCGCAAAATATTGAGGTTTTGGAGAGCTTTTCATAAcaccacaaaaaaatgttaaatttcataattatttaactatgtgttcattgaaataaaaaaagtcaGCACATAAGTCTTATCTATTCagttttccttttctttccCTCATTGTAGAAAATTCCCTGTTTGAGGTTATATTGCGAGAAACATCGAAAGTGCTCAAAAATTTACTGCAATTTAATGTGTTGGTTTAGAAAAGAATAAAGCTGAATAGCTTAAGAACTTAATGAGctaataaagcaaataatttgtaCTGTATAATCCAATCAAAGATTTTTCTCACTTAACACTTAAAAACATCCACTCGAAATTACGAGCAAAAATACGTTTCAATGCAATTACTCGAATAACTAATTACAGCTAGAGGTTATGTTGGTGATTTGACGACTAATAAATAAGTGCAAACACGCCCAacacgcaaaagcaaaagatcTGCACAGcacaattcaataattttattgcaatttgagGTTATGTCGAGAGCTCTTGATGCAAATGATATTGTAGGAAACATTCTAGAGTCTCTTGAAAAATGCTGTTTAACGAC
It encodes the following:
- the LOC132796484 gene encoding brain acid soluble protein 1 encodes the protein MKYFNICLLFIVCALCYGLVATQEENAPANASPAKRIAALRRPVGKAVGKPTTTTTAAPAHDDAGEEDDYNDEAGGAGENGQYGDEGEDGAAASAASTTTTTTEAPKKVGPVIRPFRSNDDFLNSLKRRQQNAKKHRAEKAPVSKPAKKTADEDDEESAPAAAPAAAAPAAAPAAGKGYKGNSALNRRKLTKPLRSEPEADAAAEESEQQQKEEEPKPKRPLSSRLALRKRN